The stretch of DNA CGGTGAAGTCGGCACCGGCAAAACCATGCTCCTGCGGTTCCTCATGTCCGAAATGACTGATCAGTTTGAAACCGCTTTTCTTATCTCTCCCCATCTGACTCCCAAACAGCTTCTTCTGGCAATACTTGCCGACATTGGTGTAGAAAAAAAAATAAATAATAAACATAGCCTGGACTACCTTCTCACAGTCCTGAACGACTATTTGTACGAGTTATCCAGATCTGAAAAACGGCTACTCGTGGTTATTGACGAAGCGCAGAACCTGCCGGAGCAGAGTCTTGAACAGTTACGACTGCTTTCCAACTTTGAATCCGATAAGCAGAAATGGCTCCAAATTCTTCTCGTTGGACAACCGGAACTCCGCGAAAAAATAGAAAAACCCAGCCTCAGGCAACTTCTGCAACGAGTTACGGTGATGGAAACCTTAAATCCTTTATCCAAAACCGAGATGTTTCAATATATCAACTTCCGCTTGAATAAGGCCGGTCGTGGCGACCTGGTTTTAGACAATAAAACAACCCGGTCACTCTGGCGTTTTACTCACGGAGTGCCGCGTCTGATCAATAAACTGATGAATCGCAGCCTTCTGGTTGCCTATGCCTGTCAGAGTCAGGGGTTCAATCCGAAAATCATTAAAGAAGCAGCTGAATCCCTCAATATGAACCGTTTCGACAAAACCTTCTGGCTTCGCAGACTTCCCTGGATACTCACTGCAACACTTCTTGTTGCGATAATTATCTGGGTTCTGTCATCAAAACAATTTTCAGGTTTCTGAAATACTCTGCAAAGAGCCATGAGAGGCATTAACATCTTCAAACTTTATTTTTTTGAATACGGCTTTGAATCTTTTTGAAGGAGATCTAAACTCGATATGGCAGCTCCTGTAGAAAAAAAACGATTTGGTGATATGCTCGTAGATGGTGGTCTGATTTCTGCAACCCAGCTCAAGCAATCATTGGAATACGGCAGGGAAAAAAATCTTAAGCTTGGCCAGGCTCTGATGGAGCTCGGTTTTGTAAATGATATTGCCATCGCCGAAACACTGGCAAAACAACTTAAAATTCCCTTTGTTGACCTTGAAAAGATTGTTGTTGATCCGGAAATCGTCAAACTGATTCCGGAACTGGTTGCCCGAAAATACAAGGTAATCGCCCTCGGGAAAAGGCCTGGAGAGATTCTCGTCGCCTTTGCCGACCCGCTTAATATTTTTGCAA from Pseudomonadota bacterium encodes:
- a CDS encoding AAA family ATPase, yielding MQAIEATTQMKHLAFFDFTEDPFRLTPDRDFFFPSSNHTSLSEVIRFGLHQGEGFIIILGEVGTGKTMLLRFLMSEMTDQFETAFLISPHLTPKQLLLAILADIGVEKKINNKHSLDYLLTVLNDYLYELSRSEKRLLVVIDEAQNLPEQSLEQLRLLSNFESDKQKWLQILLVGQPELREKIEKPSLRQLLQRVTVMETLNPLSKTEMFQYINFRLNKAGRGDLVLDNKTTRSLWRFTHGVPRLINKLMNRSLLVAYACQSQGFNPKIIKEAAESLNMNRFDKTFWLRRLPWILTATLLVAIIIWVLSSKQFSGF